Below is a window of Candidatus Binataceae bacterium DNA.
GTCACCGCCGCGGTCGATCGCTACGAATTCAACGTAGCGGCGCTCCGCGCCTACCGCTTCATCTGGAACGAATTCTGTGACTGGTATATCGAGCTCGCGAAGGAGCCGCTCAAGCAGGGCGGCGAGCGCCAGGCCGCGGCGCGCTGGGTGCTGGTGCGATGCTTCGACGGTCTCCTGCGGCTGCTCCATCCCTTCATGCCGTTCATCACCGAAGAGATCTGGCAGACGCTGCGGCCGTATATCGGCGACCCCGGTCTCGCGCCGCATCTCGCGATCGCGAAATTTCCTGTACGCGCATTCGAGGGTGTGCTCAAGCCTGATGAAGCCCAGGCGATGGAGCGCTGTATCGCGGCGACCGAGGCGCTTAACTCATTGCGCTCACTGCTCGGCTACCATCCGGGACAGCGGGTTGAAGCACGGATCAAGTTTCTCGGCGACGACGGGGCGGCAGCGGGCTTCCACAAGGAATTCGAGCGCTGGAAGCCGTACGTGGCGACGATGGCCAAAACAGCTAGCCTGGGGCTCGCCGGTCCGTCCGAGCCCGCGCCGGGCGGGACCGTAACTGCGGTGCTCGGATGGTGCGAGGTCGCGGTGATGGCGCCCGAAGGGTTCGACTTCGAACGGGCGCGTGCGGCGATCCGCAAGAAGCTCGAAGAGGTGACCGCCCATCACAAGCAGCATCAGGCGCGGCTCGACAATCCCGACTTCGTCGCCAAGGCCGCACGCGAGATGCAGGAGCAGATGCAGCAGCGCGCCCAGGAGTTGGCGGGTCAGCAGGACCTGCTGCGCAAGCAGTTGCGGCTCCTGGAAGCGAGCTGAAACCGAGCCGTGAACCTGTTCAATCAGCTCGAATGGCTCAACGTAAACGCGTTGCTCAGAAACGCGCTGGAGGAAGACCTCGGCCAGGGCGACATCACGACTGCGGCGACCGTGGCGCCGGGCCAGCGCGGGCGCGCGGATATCATCGTCAAGGAGGCGCCACACATCGTGTTTTGCGGCGGCCTGCTGCTGGCCGAGATCTTTCGCCTGTCCGGCGCGGAGCCCGAGATTCCGGCGTGCGCGCATGAAGGCACGGTTCTCGAGCGCGGCGAGACCGCGGCAGTAATCGAAGGCCGCCTGGGCGGCCTGCTGATCGGCGAGCGCACGGCGCTCAACCTGGTGCAACTGATGTCGGGGATTGCGACGATGACCCGGCGCTACGTCGACGCCGTGGTCGGCACCGGCGCGCGTATCATCGACACTCGCAAGACCCATCCGGGGCTCCGCATGATCGAAAAGTACGCGGTGCGCGCCGGCGGCGGATTTAACCATCGTTTCGGCCTCGATAGCGGAGTTTTGATCAAGGAGAACCATATCGCGGCCGCTGGCTCGGTGACCGCGGCGTTCAAGGGCGCGCGCAAGCTCGCGCCGCACACGATGCGAATCGAGATCGAATGCGAGACGCTGGCCCAGGTCGAAGAGGCGCTCGCGGCCGGCGCCGATTCGATCCTGCTCGACAACATGACGCTCGACGACGTGCGCCGGGCGCGTGCGATGGCTCCGGCCGGGCGCGTGCTGCTCGAAGTGTCCGGCGGCGTGACGCTCGAGGGCGTGCGCGCGATTGCGGAGACCGGCATTGACCTGATCTCCGTCGGCGCGCTGACCCATTCTGCGCCCGCCGTCGATCTGAGCATGCTGATAAAGCCACAGTAGCGCCGCGAGGGTTAATTCTACGGCGGCTGCCGCGTGACGATCTCCGTAACCGTTTGCGGAACTCTTGAATGACCGAGAATCCCTACCGCCGAGCTGAAGCCGGTCGCCCCTCGGAAACCATCGGATGGCGCGTCCACTATTTCGAGGAGCTGGAAACGACGCAGCGGACCGCGGCTGAAATGGCGGCACGCGGCGCGCTTCACGGCGAGGTCGTAATCGCCGAGCGGCAGACGGCGGGGCGGGGACGGATGGGCCGGACGTGGCACTCTCCGCCCGGCGTCAACTTCTACGGCACCTTCATCCTGCGCCCCGAGATGCCGGTCGCCGAGGCCGCGCTGCTGAGCCTGGTCGCCGGGGTCGCGGTGGCAGAGACGATGGAACTGGTCGCGCCGCGAATCGTGGCGCTTAAGTGGCCCAACGACGTATGGCTTGGCGGACGCAAGGCCGGCGGGATGATCGCGGAGGCGGTGACGGATTCGCATCATCGACTGGCCTGCGTGCTGCTCGGGATCGGTCTCAATCTCAACCTGGCGCCGGAGGATATCCCGGAGGAACTGCGCAGCCGCGCAACTTCCGTGATGGCGGCGACCGGACGGCCATGCGACCGGATCGAGCTTGCCGGCGAGCTTTTTTCCAGACTTGACTCTCGCTATATGGAAACTATGAGGGGCGGGTTCGCCGCCGTACGCCCCGCCTGGGAGCGTTATTCGGCGCTCACCGGACGGCAGGTCACGGTGGTCGATGGACAAAGCCGTATCGGCGGGACCGTGCGGGGAATCGGTCCCGACGGAGCGCTGCTGCTGGAAGCCCGGGGAGAACTCATCCGCGTGCTCGCTGGTGACGTGACTATCGAAGGCGCATACGATTGACGTAGAGCGAAAAGTATGGCGACCATCGCCACCACGGCCTTGGCGGGCCGCTGCGCGGGGCAGGCGCAGGTGCGAGAATCACGAACGGGGGCCAGACATAACTAGAAGACTTCCCCAGGAGCAAAGGCTATGGCTGTGGAAGAAATCGGACGTCTGAGAAGCATCGCGATCGTGGGCCAGGGGGCGACCGGCAAGACTCAGTTGGCCGAGGCGATGCTGTTTACCGCCGGCAC
It encodes the following:
- the nadC gene encoding carboxylating nicotinate-nucleotide diphosphorylase; protein product: MNLFNQLEWLNVNALLRNALEEDLGQGDITTAATVAPGQRGRADIIVKEAPHIVFCGGLLLAEIFRLSGAEPEIPACAHEGTVLERGETAAVIEGRLGGLLIGERTALNLVQLMSGIATMTRRYVDAVVGTGARIIDTRKTHPGLRMIEKYAVRAGGGFNHRFGLDSGVLIKENHIAAAGSVTAAFKGARKLAPHTMRIEIECETLAQVEEALAAGADSILLDNMTLDDVRRARAMAPAGRVLLEVSGGVTLEGVRAIAETGIDLISVGALTHSAPAVDLSMLIKPQ
- a CDS encoding biotin--[acetyl-CoA-carboxylase] ligase — its product is MTENPYRRAEAGRPSETIGWRVHYFEELETTQRTAAEMAARGALHGEVVIAERQTAGRGRMGRTWHSPPGVNFYGTFILRPEMPVAEAALLSLVAGVAVAETMELVAPRIVALKWPNDVWLGGRKAGGMIAEAVTDSHHRLACVLLGIGLNLNLAPEDIPEELRSRATSVMAATGRPCDRIELAGELFSRLDSRYMETMRGGFAAVRPAWERYSALTGRQVTVVDGQSRIGGTVRGIGPDGALLLEARGELIRVLAGDVTIEGAYD